The following is a genomic window from Flavobacterium sp..
AGGATCATTAAGTTCTACACAGGAAGAAGAATTTACAAATGATGATATTAGAAAAAATACATTCTCGCTTATTGGTGGAGTAGATTTGAATATTAAAAATCTAGTTTTTGGAGTACGTGGTGGATGGGATTTAAAAAATAACAATGGTGATGGAACGTCTACAACACCTCGTTATAAAAACATGTGGTATCAAGGAACTGTAGGTTACCGATTTTAATTTTTAAAAATATAAAAAATGGAAAATTTAAATAACAAAGGAAGATTAGTTGTTGGAAGTTTATTGGTTGGAGCACTAATTGGAGCTACTGTAGGTGTATTGTTTGCACCACATAAAGGTAAAAAAACAAGAAGTAATATAGCAAAAGGATTAAAAAATAGTGCTAACAAATTCAAAGATGAAATAAGTAAAGATAGCCAATATTTGAAAGATCAAGCCATGAACTTTGAACATCAATTAGAAGACAAAATGAATAAAATGGGCACTTCGTTTAAAGACAAAGCAAACGAATTACTGCATAGCGGTTCTGATCATGAAATGATTAAAAAATAATTAATAAAGACCATGGTTTCATTTTTAAATCACAATTTGATAATGTGTTTGTAAGGGAAATATTTAATGAAATGTAGATAACATATATGACTTAAAAAATAAAAATTTTACATATACGAGATCGCCATTAACAAGAAGTTTGCTTAAGCAAACACCAATAAATAAAAAGGCGATACCATATATGACCGCTAAAAAATAAATTTTACATATATGAAAAAGAAATCATGGTTTTATAAAATAACAAAAATGAAAAAAAATAGTGCAAAAACAATTATTGCGTCATGCTTAATAGGTTTTTTAATGAACAGTTGCAATAACTCGCCTACTGAAAAAGTAGAAGATGTAAAAGAAGCAACTAAGGATTTAATTAATGCAGAAGCAGATTTAGAACAAGCTGAATATGATTCAATTAATGATTTTAGAATCTTTAAAGAGAGCATTCAGTTAAAATTAGATGAAAATCAAAAAATTGTATCTGAGTTAAAACTTAAATTAAATTCGAAAGGAAAAGCTGAACGCGATATTGATGAAGTTAAAATCAACAAATTAGAAAAGCGAAATTCTGATTTAAGACTTAAAATTGAAAATTACGAACAAGGTCCAGAACAAAAATGGGCATTATTTAAAGTAGAATTCAATAGTGAAATGAACGATTTAGGAAAATCAATTTCAGAAATGGCCGAAAATAATATGAAAAAATAATAAAAATGAAAACGAATTATTTAGTTCAAAAATTAGTACTTTTTTTAGTATTGTATTTTGTCTTATCGCTAACATTTACGTCTTGTTCCAAAAAAATTCAATTTGAAAATTCAAATGTAGTTCCGGCAGCAAGGGGAGATATATCGGTTAAGAAAGACAAAAATAATAACTACAACATTCAAATGGAGGTTTCATATTTAGCCGAACCAGAACGATTGCAACCACCTAAAAAATATTATGTAGTTTGGTTATCATCATCAGATAATCAAATTCCTTTAAATATTGGTCAAATTGTAGGAACCTCCAAACTTCATGTAAAGTTTGAAAGTGTTTCTTCATCCAAACCAAAACGAATTTTCATCACAGCAGAAGACGATGCCAGTACACAATATCCTGGGCAATATGTTGTGCTTGAAACGGATAAGTTTTAGTTTTTTTGGGGTTAATTTGAAAAACTGCTTTCGGGCAGTTTTTTTGTAAAAGAAAAGCTCTCGTTAAGAGAGCTTTTCTTTTATTTTTTATTTTCAATCCATTTTCTAGCATTCACAAACGCTTCTAACCAAGGCGAAACTTCATCTTTTTGTCCTCTTTCTGGATAATGTGCCCAATTCCAAGGGAAAGTTGAACGCTCTATGTGTGGCATCATCACCAAATGTCTTCCAGTTGTATCACACATCATGGCTGTATTGAAATCAGAACCATTTGGATTCGCTGGATAACCTTCGTATTCATATTTTGCTACAATGTTATATTTCTCTTCTGAATAAGGTAATTTGAATTTTCCTTCTCCGTGCGAAATCCAAACACCTAAAGTAGTTCCTTCTAACGTTGATAACATCACTGAATTATTCTTTTGAACTGTCACCGAAGTAAAGCCACTCTCGTGTTTGTTCGAAGTATTGTGGTGCATTTTTCCATGAACTTCGTGTTCTGGATTTATCAATTCTAATTCCATTAACAACTGACAACCATTACAAATTCCAACAGAAAGCGTGTCTTCACGTTTGTAGAAGTTTTTTAAAGCTGTATTTGCTTTTTCATTGTATAAAAACGCTCCAGCCCAGCCTTTAGCCGAACCTAAAACATCTGAATTCGAAAATCCTCCAACGGCTCCAATGAATCGAATGTCTTCCAATGTTTCTCTTCCCGAAATTAAATCGGTCATGTGAACGTCTTTTACATCAAATCCTGCTAAATACATAGCATTTGCCATTTCGCGTTCTGAATTACTTCCTTTTTCACGAATGATTGCTGCTTTTGGTCTTGGTTTTGACCCATCAATCACAGGTAATTTTCCATCAAAATGCGATGGGAACGTGAATTGTAATTTTTGGTTTTTGTAATTATCAAAACGTGCTGCAGCCATTCCGTTTTTAGCTTGTTTCGAATCTAAAAGGAACGATGTTTTAAACCAAGTATCTCTTAAGGTTGAAACACTGAATGTTAAACTATCATCTCCGTTGATAACCGTAAACGCATCGCCATCGATAGCCGAACCAATTTTGAAAATTTCAATATTATGTTGTGCGAAAGTCGCTTCCACTTCAGTATTTGCTTGGAAAACAACTCCTATATTTTCATTAAATAACGCTTTAACCGTATCTTTTTCTCCTAAAGAACTCAAGTCGATTAACGCACCTAATTTATCATCTGCAAAACACATTTCTAATAAAGTTGTGATTAAACCACCGCTTCCAATATCGTGTCCTGCTTTAATTTTTCTTTCTTTGATTAAATCCTGTAAAACGTTGAATGCTTTTTTAAAGAATTCGGAATTTTGAATCGTTGGAACATCATTGCCAATTTTATTCAATACCTGAGCAAATGAACTTCCACCTAATTTAAACGAATCTTGCGATAAGTTGATGTAGTAAATGTTACCTCCGTTTCTTTGTAAAACAGGTTCAACCACTTTCGTAATATTTGAACAATTTCCAGCTGCTGAAATAATAACCGTTCCAGGCGCAATTACTTCATCATTTGGGTATTTTTGTTTCATCGAAAGCGAATCTTTTCCTGTCGGAATATTGATTCCCAATTCAATAGCAAAATCAGAACAACCTTTTACGGCTTCATATAAACGAGCGTCTTCTCCTTCATTTTTACAAGCCCACATCCAGTTAGCTGATAAGGAAACCGATTTCATTCCTTCTTTTAAAGGAGCCCAAACCAAATTTGATAAAGCTTCACCAATAGCTGTTCTTGAACCCGCTACTGGATTTACTAAAGCCGAAATAGGCGAGTGGCCAATCGATGTAGCAATTCCTTCTTTTCCTTTGAAATCCAATGCCATTACACCGACATTGTTTAAAGGCAATTGTAATGGTCCAACACATTGTTGTTTTGCAACGCGTCCGCCTACACATCGGTCAACTTTATTAGTTAACCAATCTTTACAAGCTACTGCTTCTAATTGTAAAACTTGACTTAAGTAGCTTCCTATATTTTCTTTTGAATATTCTAAATCTGAGTAATTTGTTGCAACGGTTTTATCCGTCATAATCGTTTTTGGCGAACTTCCGAAGAAATCTTCCAACGCATAATCCATTGGTTTTACACCTGTTGATTTTGATTCAAATGTAAATCTATGGTCGTTAGTTACATCACCCACTTGATACATAGGAGAACGCTCTCTGTCGGCAATTCTTTGTAAGGTTTCAATGTCTTTT
Proteins encoded in this region:
- a CDS encoding YtxH domain-containing protein; amino-acid sequence: MENLNNKGRLVVGSLLVGALIGATVGVLFAPHKGKKTRSNIAKGLKNSANKFKDEISKDSQYLKDQAMNFEHQLEDKMNKMGTSFKDKANELLHSGSDHEMIKK
- the purL gene encoding phosphoribosylformylglycinamidine synthase; this encodes MIHFFGNQSKTVFAVQTQNELSTEDINKLNWLFGNAHKIEKSVLSDFFVGPRAAMVTPWSTNAVEISQNMGISGIIRIEEFEKVAADFNDFDPMLSQKYSELNQEIYTINIQPEAILDIEDINAYNKSEGLALSPEEVDYLNNLSTKLGRKLTDSEIFAFSQANSEHCRHKIFNGTFVIDGVEKPTSLFKLIKKTSETNPNDIVSAYKDNVAFVKGPKVTQFAPKSADKPDFYQEKEFDSVLSLKAETHNFPTTVEPFNGAATGSGGEIRDRLAGGQGSLPLAGTAVYMTSYSRLENERPWENGMAERPWLYQTPMDILIKASNGASDFGNKFGQPLITGSILTFEHEENNRKIGYDKVIMQAGGIGYGKLDQAIKKKPTAGDKIVILGGENYRIGMGGAAVSSADTGAFGSGIELNAIQRSNPEMQKRAANAIRGLVESDNNPIVSIHDHGAGGHLNCLSELVEETGGLIDLDKLPVGDPTLSAKEIIGNESQERMGLVIGEKDIETLQRIADRERSPMYQVGDVTNDHRFTFESKSTGVKPMDYALEDFFGSSPKTIMTDKTVATNYSDLEYSKENIGSYLSQVLQLEAVACKDWLTNKVDRCVGGRVAKQQCVGPLQLPLNNVGVMALDFKGKEGIATSIGHSPISALVNPVAGSRTAIGEALSNLVWAPLKEGMKSVSLSANWMWACKNEGEDARLYEAVKGCSDFAIELGINIPTGKDSLSMKQKYPNDEVIAPGTVIISAAGNCSNITKVVEPVLQRNGGNIYYINLSQDSFKLGGSSFAQVLNKIGNDVPTIQNSEFFKKAFNVLQDLIKERKIKAGHDIGSGGLITTLLEMCFADDKLGALIDLSSLGEKDTVKALFNENIGVVFQANTEVEATFAQHNIEIFKIGSAIDGDAFTVINGDDSLTFSVSTLRDTWFKTSFLLDSKQAKNGMAAARFDNYKNQKLQFTFPSHFDGKLPVIDGSKPRPKAAIIREKGSNSEREMANAMYLAGFDVKDVHMTDLISGRETLEDIRFIGAVGGFSNSDVLGSAKGWAGAFLYNEKANTALKNFYKREDTLSVGICNGCQLLMELELINPEHEVHGKMHHNTSNKHESGFTSVTVQKNNSVMLSTLEGTTLGVWISHGEGKFKLPYSEEKYNIVAKYEYEGYPANPNGSDFNTAMMCDTTGRHLVMMPHIERSTFPWNWAHYPERGQKDEVSPWLEAFVNARKWIENKK